ataaacataaaattagattttatttcatgatttattaaaatatttttttacttataaaaaattggtgaaaaaaattaaaaaaagattgaaaaattGTAATAAAGAATTTAATGAAAATCTATGAGTATTATAAATCATGGACTTTGGCTTTTGTCTTGTAGCATACCACTTTACCCAGCAGCCTGATTAGGTGGAGACGATTATCTAGAAGGTTATGTAATTGTTTATGCATCTAGAAGCTTATTTTCTCTCTCATCAGTGATTGATTTTGtgtatttgaaaataatattttatgattGTGATCTCGAAGATTGTTTCTAGTCCATTGCAGTGATGGAAAATATATGGTTTTATTGGGTTGTCCCATCAGAATGAACTTGATATGCTTCATAGATTctatcttctttcttctttctagAACGAAATGAAGAAACGACAGAGGATAAGAAGACAATAACTAAATTACTTTTCAAAGATGATGAAAAGTCACCACCACGAGGAGGAAAATGTAATACCCTTTCAATTATTtcacaatttctttttttttacacCGTAATTCAGAATAATTATCGAACACGTATTCAGTTTTTGCAATTAGAAGTTAGAggcaaataataataataataaattaaatgaaaaatactCCTAGGACTCacgtttttctattttttttttttcaattaaatgaTTATCTTTCCTGTACTACCGAGCACGatatagaaaaagagaaaaaaaatatataagaaattgaaaaaataacaaCGATGGATAGCAAAACTTTTCATATAGAAAATAAATCCTAAcgtctctttattactgtttttttttaaatcaataaatGATACACAAATACTTTATACTTTACATTGTGTTTGGTTCCCGTGGTGGGCTGTTCACGGTGATGAAAAACGGGATGAATATTAATTTGGATATAGTGATGTGTAAAGAAATAAGAGTAGTACTCTTAAGTATCTCTATtaagttattaattttatatatttttaattaaaataatataactatattttttttaaactattttattatttgaaaaaataagtttttttttaaataaaagatcaCTTGAACTGAAATACATGTCAAATACTAGTACAGTCTGATATAATTGGAGTATAATTGGGCTGTACATAATCAAGTACAAGTTCAGTTAtatgggttttttttttcaaaaatcattttttaaatataggaGTTTAATTATATCCTAATTGAGATCGTATTTTGCAACTACTTCATAAATGAATATCTGATGCAGTTCACATAGAACTCGTATTTGACACATACGAAtcctttaaaaaattacaaaatcgAATTTCTAATTGGTgatttctttgaaatttaatCATACTCATGTGTACTATTTTCCCAATTCTGGAATAAAAAACTAATCTGCTTAAAATTACAccagtttgaaaaaaaatattttttagtttagaaAGGTGTATAAACGtatgatattaaaaaataaatcatattattttttttcttttttatatataaaggtaaatttgtaatcatatatttttatcaattaaacaaaaatacaattttcATTACACTCATgacattatttataaattttgataaattttctGTACATTTTCTACTTTACTTATCTTAATCCAAATAATCTCATTTTCTTCATATTCTTttttcaaatcatctcaaatttaTTCCCTAATCTAAACAAACAAAAcagtaagatttttttttctgatgatataaaatagtttatcatattatttgttgtttaacatcttattatttatttaattgctAAATGATCTCGAGGTTTATTTggttatctatttatttataatatataacttttcatatttaaagttttgaaaatatgaaataaatattaatattttttaataataaaaatataaaatactattAAAATTGAATGTAAAAGTAttgttttagtattttttttggGATTTTAAGTTTGGAGTTGTGAGTCTACATTACAAAGATACAGGTGAGATAGATAAAGAGAATGACTTAAGAACTTAttgtattgaatttttttattagagatGATGTCacacttattgtataaattaactAATAATGTAACTCATTAGATTCAAATCTTCTTAAGTGACCGACTTAATTgaacatataatataattaatatataaatcattACAACAATCACTAATATTTATCAACAATTCAATATGTTTTTAACGATATAAAACTTCTTATCAACTACTAATGACAAGGTGATTTTTACATGTTTTTAGTTAAGTATTTATGACAACATAGTGTATAAAACTTGCATTAACTATAAACTACATGGTACCTTCATATATTTGAGTTAATGTGTCTTTAGAATCTCAGTATCTCATTCAATTCATTAACTTGACTTAATACTCATATCACATATCAATAATACATCCTTGATAACTATTGAAATATGCAAAATATTGCGATAACATGCACAACATATAAGTAAGTCATAAATTAATAGTTTATCACCAATAATCAATCATGGTTAGTGATTCACACCTTATCACCAATAGAACATGTCATATCTAATAGCATTCATCAAACTTTTATTAGTTTCAAAACTTATCAAATTccattataagaaaatcattaaataaaaactaattttataaacaaaaataattagttactatttgattaaattagagactattttataaactaaaaaaattattggtatttaaattagtttctgttattaataaaaatttataaaatggtttataaattaatatctaaccACTAGCcaccaaggttttagctacttactactttatattttaaattagtctctattagttttttagagaccaatttaaaatctaaaatattagtcgCTAAAACTTAAGTAGCTAATTTGAATAAgatttataaatcattttataaaattttattaataatagaaaccactttagaagtgaataaatttttagtctctaatttagttaacatagtgactaattattttttatctctaaatttagttattacataatgattttcttgtagtgttcatcATTCAAAAGCCGTTTGAGCAACACAATTTTACTTCAATAAAATTCATCACAAGGAAGTTGATCTCTGCTTAATTTTGCTTTAGCAATAAGGTGTCACTTAATAGAAAATAACATTCTTAAAGTGAAAAAATTATTGCttgagtgaaaaaaaaaagaaaataatttgttttacaaCCTCATTTTCGCTTCAGCAATAATTCTTTGCTGGAGTAAAATgtgtcataaaaaaatattatgcaaTAAGGCTCATAAGCATCCAAAAACCTATTATATAAATCCAAATATCTTCAATAAGTTTAAGACTCTATTTAATACTACATTATCACTTCAAAACTCATATGTCACTCCTCTAGTATTTCAACATGACTATTTCAACTACTTCAAATGCAAGAAGAACATAACATCaccataaacaaaaataattcaatcatataaaaattcaattcaattattaacaatataatttctaacaaaaaaaaactatcataaattattatattatcaaCTTATACCACACAATTAAACTAATTGTACATTTAGACCATTATAATTCATCACAAATAGGTTACTGAAGAACTCCAAATCTAAATTAACTTTGTAgaacattaatttattttaaaacatttatttcaaCTCAAGATACAATCTTATACCAAATTCCAAATCAACtaaataaattaagtttattTGATCAATTATTGTCTTTCAAGTCACAGGAAACCTACGATACAAAAAGGTTTGAGATTACTCATAAGAGCTTTTATGACCTAGAAAGCATCTAATTTaccaaaatatcaaaataaaaaattgataccAATCTCTTCATTTCACAAAAATTGTGATAATCCAAAACTTCAACCCAATCTCGtagaagattaaaaaaaaaaagaatacacAATAAAAACAAGTTTACTCTATACAAAGGTTTAATCGAACTCTTGCCCTTTCAATccttatataataaaaaaaattaaaatctactCTAAAATCTTAAAGAGAAGTTATAAGATGtctagaaaaaataatttaaagaaacgataaaaatgttagaaataaatgattaaataatgaaaattgcAATGTATATACTGATTATgatttaaaattataacaaactttatttttaaaataaccatTTCTATTAAACTAAAGCCAGACACATTATGTAATTAAAAGAACCAAAACGGTAGTTTGTTCTACTATAGATATATTGTGATATTTTAAGTGTAAAAAAGAAAGGTTGTTTAATTATCTTGACAAATAATCTTACTGCTTTATATAACTATTAGAATGGACACTCAGATGGTTTTTTTTACCACAGTggggtttttttttcttttttaccaaATGAGATCcgtttcaaaaaaattacaaaaatggaACAAGtcatgccaacttggcacgacttcatatgtagAAGTCGTGCTAAATTGACACGATTTTGACACGTCAACTTGAATCTGCCACGTCAAcctgaagtcgtgccaatttggcacgactttatccatgtcattttttttatattgagtagtaagttatgtaatatttaaaattaatttgatacataattttttaagggTGTTAGTTTTAAGCAATCAAAAAATTAGATAATCGTGTATGAATTATGATTGACGGTAacgtaatatatttatttaagaagtgttattgtatttggaaaataaatatttttgtggatgattcaatttcaaataagCTAAAAAGATGTTCACATTATAGAATTGAATGTCGCAATAGAAGCAATTGTAAGACaggtttaataataaaattcaattccaagtttgattattaatttcctaATTTTCTTTACCTATGTATTTATTCCTtcgtaaaaaaattatttatcaatttaatttcaaatattacataacttataattctaattctaattaaataattataatatatatatatttatttaaaaaataaaaaaatatgacatGAACAAAGTCGTGCCAAATTGACCTGACTTCAAGTTGACATGTtaaagtcgtgccaatttgacacgacttctgtgtcaaattggcacgacttgcccaatttttgtaattttttttaaacagaccccattttagtaaaaaagtaaaaaaatagcCCCGAAAAAAGAACCCAACTTGATAGGTTAAGGCGACAAAACGAAttgagtattttttattattataaaaccaTTAATTTACCACTATATCTTAATTCGTTTGTAAAACTCCATAAGAGTTAATTTTGTGcatttaaaagttataattttcTATCAGAAATATATTGTGAATGAACTTTTGTGTCcttgaaaattttataattttaaactttaGATGTGTGTGCATAGGTCGAATATTCAAAAAGcaaataaatgtttttctttgtttttttttcctaacAAGCCAATcaataatgtattttaaaatatagaaaattaaaatataatatttattaaaaaaatagattttaaatttaactaaaatttataaaatcaacttataaaatgaattttatattattaatatattataaaatattatcatttttatttgatgTGAAATATCTAATATTTTATAACATGGAATCTGGAGCAATGTAGTAACAATTAATATTAGTTGTGAATATAGACAAATTTGAATAAAACCTTGAAGAAGAGTGTTTGAATATAGTATGAGTTTCATAAACTTTAATGCCACTTATGCAGTGCATTTGTGGAGGATATGGTTGTCCATGAAGACGCAGCATCAATTTTAAAACGAACTGAACACATTAGGTGGCAACATCCAAACATTGAAcacaaacaataaaataaacGTGGCTTCACAATTTCAATCCAAACACGCACTCTGCTATTTTTGGGTTGTCCTCTCATGTGCGTTGGTTTGGATGATTCAAAAGGGAAATGGTGGaagtttaaattaaaacaaataaaatcaacTAATTAACTCAAAGTGGGAATCGCATTAACATTTGTATTTTTATCTGGTACGTATGTGAAGATAGTATAGAAAGAGTGCCTTCAAGGTAGAGAAAGTCAACTTAATATCTgcgaaaatataaaattgtccTTGAAACTGGAAGAGAATAAAAAGATAGTTGATTTAGGTTATGTGttataaacataattaattataatacaataataatattttaaataataataataaagtgtaatagtaatatataaaataataattatattattataaaacaatTGTATCTTTCTAATATTTGGTATGTCCATAATGGAGTGAATATTTTCAAAGATACTAGTGGAGATATAAAAGTCATGTATCACTTTACATTATCTAATAATACTCATCTTTGAGACGACATTCTTGATGGTAATAAGTGTAATGATAGAGGTTTCAAAACAcgaacaaaattgattttctgATGTGTGAGTGATCACGGTTTATAAAGACTTATCCGCGATGTATTGCGCAAATCTCTCAAGATACAATAGGAACTTCTTGAAAATTTTCaaggatcagaactagcaagttactATTAAAAGAGTAAAATCCAATTAacctaaaaatattataataaaataaaaataataaatgattagagagaaagagaaaaataatgaaaaggTGAGAGGATGAAGAAAAGTTTCACCGTGGTGGGTGTGAAGAAGACGAAGAAGGTGACCGAGGAATGAAACCTCATTTGAACGTGAGGCGTGGATCCAAGGAGGAGAGAGCAACATTTGGGCTTCAAACTCAGAATCAGTTCCACTGCACTCCTGCTTCCGAGATCTCCTCTAACAAAAGCTAAGGTTTATAAGCATGCTCAGTTTTACTGTTTTGCAATATATATGATTTTACAACAATAAATGGTATATTAGACAAAGTAGATATTGAATGTAAACTGCAATGAAGCACATTAGATCTAACACTATAATAAAGGAAAATACCATTCTATCTCtaaaattttggaaattttaataTCCTaccaataataatatataaaaaataataaatcataaataataattaaattataaaataataataaaagtaataataacaaaataaaaaataataattaaaataaatttctaaaataataataataataataataatttaattttataaattttaatacatttttaaatatattagcAATGTTAAATAACTTGTAAATTTTTTTCAGCTAAATTTCAAGAATGTTGTTTTAATCAAATGGCATCATATATgattattgtgtttttttttgcctaattattatattttaattctattttttattacattatattataCAATTTTATGATTAATGTCAATTAGACACTAaatctttatattattaatattgataattttattaaattttacaaaaatgtatttatctagaatttatattttcttcaacGGAATCTataataattgtaaaaataatattttaataacaattaattttgatcacaaaaacaaaattataattttacaactttattaactaaaaaaatatcaatttccAAGGATGACGTTATTCGCAAAATTCTATAAACTTTCCCCATCTATCGCTGAATCAAACAAAGCATAACCGCATAGTAACCATCGTCTTCTAGAAACCTTGAGCTTCTGGCATTTCGTTATGTGAACAACTCCGGAACACGCCAAATGCTGTTGACTTTGTATTTTAATAACAAGCCTTAGAACCAACTAAAGATTCCGAAATTCTAGGAAGCACCAAGCAAGCaaatttgttttcagaaagtgcCAATTAACTTTGTTCGTAATTTAGGTTAACTCACTCCTAAACCAATCAACATCACGGATCTCAATCACCGCAAatagaaacataaaaaataataactttctATACTCAATCATGTTATCATATTCCTGGCTGGTTTTCCCAATTTCCGGAATAGATCGTGCCTAGTTAATTATAAACTTAGACTCtgtcaattaattaaaaataaacttcTACTCATAACAGAAGCTAACGAACTTATTGGGCACTGGCGTATCACcgtttcaatttttttgttttttttttgtcatttgaTGAAAAAGGTTTATATTACAAGTGGCAAGTAGCACTGAGTACTGGTGGCCGTCTATTCTACTCTACCTAGATATACGAACTACAAATTAgtgattaataatttataagcaaggaaaggcgCTTCAATAACCGCGTCTTCTCACTTTCGCTCGCCGAGTCGACTCAGTGACTCACTACCAGCACTGATCTGTTTCCCAGTTCCGGCGCGTGTAGCCCGAGAACACCGCCGCAGTAGACAGCGGCCGTTGTCGCCTGAACAGGCTCCGGTCGTAGTTGGCGCGTTTGTCAGGATCCGAGAGAGTGGAGTAGGCGGCGTGGATCTTCATAAATTCGTCCGCGGAGGAGTTTTTCCGGTCGATCGCCGCCACGTCCGGGTGGCAGACTCTGGCCAGTCGCCGGTACGCGGCCTTGATTTCCTGGCTGGAGGCACCGGCGGGGATGCCGAGAATATCGTAGAGGGAAGAGCAAGAGGAGTTGAGATAGGAAGGGCGTGGTTTCTCCGTCCAGGAAGAGCGAGCTTCCTCGGTTGAAGTGGCGGTGGCGGTGGCGGTGGCGAAGGCGACTATTGGGCGGGATCTAACGCGACAGGGCGGCGAGGCGAGAACTTTACCGGAGAAGTTTACGGCTGGAAGAGACGGTTGAAAGGCCACAGAAGAAATCATGGTAGTTATGCGATGCGTTTGTTGAAAGAGATTTAGATTTGGGAATTGGGATTGGAATGTGAGGAAGGGGAATGAGGTTAGGGTTGTTAATATATAATAGAGGGGGGAGAGAGAGTGTGGAGCCCACGGTGAATAAAATAGAAGCGTGGTTTgggtgtgtttggatttggAAACACGGAATAGAACTTATCCAGTGGGCGTTGGCTGACTCAAGACGTACCTGGCTTGGTTTTCGCTTATCTTAATTAATTCTACTTGGGGTTCCACCACCCCTGTTCTCGGTTAAACATTGCTCTCATTTATTTATGCATTTCTCTACTTTACCAAATTCCACGCTAATTTTCCTTTAATACTTTCCTTCTATCCTTTCTTTCACTACTAAATCCCTGTCTTGTGCTCCACCACACCTTAATTAAGTCCtttttttcaactttatttAGGTCTAAAAGcgttattattaattatttgtaagagaaaaaaaaatcaattcatacatataaaaacttaattaattaaaacttgataataaataaaataaattaagaatttCCTGTAtactcacaattttttttctcttataaattaagataataataaaaaggaaaTTTTCATTCCTTAACAACAGTATGGATTCCTAGGAAAACATCTTTTTACgtaatttatatttacttttaatatttatatcatGATATAAAACAGATGTCACCTTTTTAtaagttacttttttttataatttttgttgttgtaattcttaatcaaacaattttatcttttaataaataaaaacaatttttatataataaaatatgtgtaTAATTACTCAATTTAAACACAATTGTCCAATTTTtccatttaaaataaatttaacatgtattcttttaaattttaaattattttctaaaatgatataatttatagaaatgtattatttaaatattcaatCCTATTTTAACATATAAATAGATGTAGTATATTTTTATCTAGAAATGGCTTCGCACATGCTCCACCACTTTTGCATTTTTTTGTAACATTTTATCTTTTCGTTCTCTTCACTGTGTTTGTCTTTTCCCTTCAAGCTTCACAACTTTTGAATTTTGAGattaaaaattaagaagaaaGTTCCGTAAAAGGAAGAGGATTTCAACTGcataacaaaattttgaatCCTAATAAAATGTCACCGTCTAGTTTAATCTTAAAAAACA
The sequence above is a segment of the Phaseolus vulgaris cultivar G19833 chromosome 2, P. vulgaris v2.0, whole genome shotgun sequence genome. Coding sequences within it:
- the LOC137810965 gene encoding chaperone protein dnaJ 11, chloroplastic-like produces the protein MISSVAFQPSLPAVNFSGKVLASPPCRVRSRPIVAFATATATATSTEEARSSWTEKPRPSYLNSSCSSLYDILGIPAGASSQEIKAAYRRLARVCHPDVAAIDRKNSSADEFMKIHAAYSTLSDPDKRANYDRSLFRRQRPLSTAAVFSGYTRRNWETDQCW